The Arvicanthis niloticus isolate mArvNil1 chromosome Y unlocalized genomic scaffold, mArvNil1.pat.X SUPER_Y_unloc_4, whole genome shotgun sequence DNA window aaggacacttcatacccatcaaagaaaaaaatctaccaagatgaactgtcAATTCTgcacatctatgttccaaatgcaagggcacccacctacataaaagaaactttactaaagctcaaagcatacattgtgcctcacacaataatactgggggatttcaacaccccactctcagcaatggacagatcatggaaacagaaactaaacagagacacaatgaaagtaacagaagttatgaaccaaatggatttaactggtatctacagaacatttcatcctaaaacaaaagaacatacctttttctcaccacctcatggtaccttctccaaaacagaccatgtaattggtcacaaagcaggcctcaacagatacaaaaagactgaaataatcccttgcaccctatcagatcaccatggaataaggctggtcttcaataatggcAAAAACAATTgaaagctcacatacatgtggaaactgaacagtgctctactcaatggtaacttggtcaaggaagaaatgaagaaattaaagactttgtagaatttaattaaaatgaggacacgtcagaccaaaacttgtgggacttaCTGAAAGCACCGCTAAGGGCCTACAAAAACATGGAGACAGCGCATGCTAACAGTACACTTGACAGTACacttgaaagctttagaacacacaagaggagtagacagcaggaaataatcaaactcagggctgaaatcaaccaagtcgaaacagaaagaactatacaaaatatcaacaaagccaggagctggttctttgagaaaatcaacaagatacattaaacccttagccagacttaCCAGAGGGCACACAGAAAGtatccaaatgaataaaaatcagaactgaaaagggagacataacaacagaaactgaggaaattaaaaaaaaaaaaacccatcagatcctactacaaaggcctatactcaacaaaattggaaaatctggatgaaatggactattttctagacagataccaggtaccaaagttaaatcaggaccagataaaccatctaaacagtcccataatccctaaagaaatagcagcagtcattaaaagtctcccaaccaaaaaaagtccgggaccagatggttttagtgcagaattctatcagaccttccagaaagacctaatatcaattctcttcagaAACAGAGGGAACACTAACCAGTTTACTCTATGAGGCTACAaacacgctcatacctaaacctcacaaagacccaacaaagaaagagcacttcagaccaatctcccttatgagtatcgatgcaaaaatactcaataaaattcttataaaccaaatccaaaaacacatcaaaacaatcagaTTCCTTCATAATCAAGTATGCtctatcccaggaatgcagggatggttcagtatacggaaatccatcaatgtaatccaccatataaacaaactcaaagaaaaaaaccacatgatcatctcactagatgctgagaaagcatttgacaaaattcaacatcccttcatggtaaaagtcttgggaaggtcagaaattcaaggcccacacctaaacatagtaaaagcatcaatatacagcaagccagtagccaacagcaaactaaatggagagaaacttgaagcaatcccactaaggtcagggactagacaaggctgcccactctcaccctacctattcaatacagtactggaagtcctagccagagcgattagacaacaaaaggaagtcaaagggataagataggaaaggaagaagtcaatatttcactatttgcagatgatatgatagtatacttaagtcaccccaaaacttcaaccagagaactcctaaacctgataaacaacttcagcagagtggctggatataaaatcaactcaaacaaatcagtagccttcctctactccaaggaaaacaggctgagaaagaaattagggaaatgacacccttcaaaatagtcacaaataatataaaatactttggtgtaaatctaaccaagcaaatgaaagatctgtatgacaagaacctcaagtctctgaagaaagaaatagaagaagatttcagaaggtggaaagatctcccatgctcctggattggcaggattaacttagtaaaaatggccatcttgccaaaagcaatctacagattcaatgcaatccccatcaaaattccaaatcaattcttaaaTAGGAAacgaatcccttaaagaaatacagggaaacacAATCAATCAGGTGCAGAAATTGAACAAAGTGGTCCAAGACCTacaagtggaagtagaaacaataaagaaatcacaaaagagaGGCAACCTTGGAAAtggaaaaacctaggaaaggtgTCAGAAGCTACTGATTAAAAAAGCATCATCCACAGAATACAAGGGAtggaagagccaggcagtggtgtcacatgcctttaatcccagcactagggagtcagaagcaggcggatttctgagttcgaggccagcctggtctacagagtgagtttcaagacacccagggatacacagagaaaccgtcttgaaaaaacaacaacaataacaacaaaaagtagaTGGAAAAGAGAATTTCAGCTGCAGAAGATACTttacaaaactgtcaaagaaaattcaaaacatacaacaacaactaacccaaaacatctaggaaatgcaggacacaaagtaaagaccaaacctaagaataacaggaatggaagagagcaaagattctcaTCTCAAAGGATgagaaaatatcttcagcaaaactgaagaagaaaacgTCCACAACATAAAAAAAGTCATGGCCGTAACTgtgcaagaagcctacagaacaccacatagattggaccagaaaattctctcatcacataataatccaaacactaaatgcacagaatgaagaaagaatcTTAAAAGCTGTAAGAAAACAGGCAAAGTCACATATAAAGGTGTATCATAATTACACCAGAGTCTAAACAGagaccctaaaagccagaagagcctagacagaggtcatacagaccctaaaagagaacacaaatgacaacccaggctattataccatgcaaaactctcaattaacatagatggagaaaaggatattctatgacaaaatcaaatttaaactatttctatctacaataaaagaacttctgggggaaatcaccatccctgacctccagCTGTaatacaaagcaatagtgataaaaactgcatgatattggtacaggtATTGgtacaggtagatcaatggaatacaactgaagacccataaatgaacccacacacctatggatacttgatttctgcaaagaagccaaaaaaaaatacaaatagaaaaaagaaagttatcttcaataaatggtgctggtctaattggcaatcagtatatagaaaaatgaaaatagatccgtATTTCTCacattgtacaaagctcaaatccaagtggatcaaggacctcaatatacaaccagatacactgaatctaatagaagagaaagtgagaaattgTTTATCAAATTCACGGGCACAGAGAGTTGGGGGAGGCAaggaatttcctaaacagaactccaatggctcaggctctaagatcaaccaTTGATAAactggacctcatgaaactgaaaaagcttctgtaaggcaagagaCATAgacaataggacaaattggcaacttacagattgtgaaaaaaaaaaaacttcactagcCCCACATTTGACAGAAgagtaatatccaaaatatataaagaattcaagaagctaaccaccagaAAATCCAAACAAtccaatcaaaaaataaataataaataaggttTCCCTTATACCTTTATACACTGCCATTTGCCTAcggccatgtctgtctccttttTATCCAGAAGTAATCCTTTGTTCTGCTCCCTTTTGGGAAAAatactcctccctcctcctccattgccTGCCTTTTTTTTTGAATTCCCTCCCAAACTTTGTTTCTCTGGGACAAATTAATCTTTcggctgagaacttggtcttgagcTGTTACTTTCCCTATCATAGAGAAATGGTATATTAAATGTACAAGTGGGTATAATAAGCCAGATCCTGTTTCAAACCCAGGACAAGAGGCTGAGaagcctatttaacatatcaaagtagaCTTGACCTCTAGGTTCTCCTAGCATCCAGTCAGTCCCTACCCATTAAGGGGTATGGCTGGCATACCCCACTCTCTATTTTGAACTCTTCCCCAGGGCTTTAGGCTTgtccttcccccagaggctctttcatatatatgaaacacacacacacacacacacacacacatatacacacacacgagacaatttggttaccttttttttttttttttttttttttttttttggtattttttgtgCCTTTGTCCTCCTGGATGCTGTACTtgactcctctccctctcttccctttcctttcctccacaTGGCTCAGGGTCATGACTACTCTCAACTCTCCTAGATGTCCCTACCTCTGGTTATGCTCTCCTTTTTATATACAATAAACTTTCTTATCCACCATAACTAGAAGCAGtcatttactttacttttttcttcattcacCTGATGCCCAAACTGGAAGTCGCTTCACCCGCCAAACTTGATTCTAGAGTCTACCTCTTCTTTTTTCCACCTTATCTAACTACAACTCTTCCTCACCTACTCAGTAAATATCTTCTCTCCCTGCTTAACCCTTCTAGGCTGCCTACCACATGAGCATCTCTCATTCATGTCCCTTTGGACCACCTGCCTATGGGCATATCCCTCCTATATTTTTTGAGCCTCATCACATAGGCAATTTTACTTACTAAGACACTTGCACCTCTCCAGTTGTATTCTCTACCTGCTCTGACCTCATCTCTCCTGTTCTACTGGTTGTCACTATAAAGTTCCCGTTTTGTCTTTCACTATGAAAGCCACACCAGTGTACCAGGAAGCTTCTTCTTACCCTACCAGGTCCCCATCATCTGGAAaagggtattttttttcctgtgatttgAGGCATTTCTCTCTGACAAATTTCTCTGAACACCAATAATAGAAACAGAATTTATGTTTACAAGTTATCCTCTGTAACCtgtaagacagaggcaggtagacctctgagttcaaggccaccctggtctacagaatgagttctaggtcaaccaagactacacagagaaacccagtcccctaaaacaaataaacaaaataaaacaataatcaaacaatgaccaaaaaaaaaaaaaaagaaaagaaaaacccaaacaaactacAAGATGTCCCCTGATCTCTGCATATATGCTCTGCCtggcatacatacaaacaaaaatatactttTCAAAAAATGATGCACTTTCTCCCCAATaactgttgttattgtttggaaTCAAATACAACAAACACTTATGAATAGCAAAGTaaccttattttatttctgtatgttaTTCTCAAGCACACTTTTACAGGATCACTTCCTTTAAGCATTTTGGTGTATTTTATAATGTGtacaaagaaaagacagaatagTTAACAGGCAATTTCAGATTTCAAATTCATTTCCTTTAAgactttgtattttttaaataaaggtttgGCTAGAACAACTCTTCCAGCTTTggtaatcattaaaaaaaatactgtcacAGTAAATTATTTAAGTATAATCCATTTCtatgtaaatatatcacatttactTTACCAAGCTTTTAATTATTACTTTTCAAAAGTCTagtatacttaaaaataataaataatagttaaGGGTAACTATGAGAAACACAAAGTTTAAAAAgcattaagtttattttatttaaattcttataGTTAAGATTTTCActtaaacataaattttatattacttcAGGAAAAAGCAAAATTCTTAAAGGTGTAAAGAACAGAGTTTTACAGTACACTACATTGAATGGCAATTAAAGTCTGAACAGGATAAAAAAAGGTGTTAGAATGTAAAGGAGGTTTCAAAATCCAGTCTGACCTTTGCTTAGGAATAACTAAATTCCTATGTATCTAAACTATTTTAGCATTAAACTTAAATCTAGCATATCTCAGAGGATGTAAAGCACCAATTACTTAACAGTTCTAACTGGATTCCTATGATTCTAAACTATGTTAGCATTGAATCTAGCATATCTCAGAGCATGTAAAATTCTAATCCTATGAATATAACATCTTATAATAAGTATCACTggcacaaaaaataaaagtagcagCAGAAACAAATATGAAGTGCCATAAGAGCCAAAGGTGCTGCTTATCTTAAGAAAGTTCTTCCCACATACCAGTagcttataaaagaaacaaaatgactgTTTTCTTCAAAACTTGTCAAATCCAATGAGCTGGactcattttatatgtcttacaaGTAGGAATGCCTTTAAAATGTTacttctcaaaaattaaaataaccaatttttattttctagcaaATAACAATATATATGctaccaaagaaaaaacaagctgAGAAGAATAAAAGGTGGTTGAAAATGCCAATTCTATATTCTTAGAGAACTTACTCAGTTTATAAAATATCATAACTTCCtccatgttttccttttcattaaaagACAATATTCAGACAAAAATAAAGACCTGGATTTCAATGCTTTCTAGAAAAATCAAGTACAATCCTgaaattgtattaaaatattcTGTCTATAAAAAgccttaacttttctttttcaactaTCAAGGTTAAGAATTATACCACTGCCacgcagtggtggcgcatgcctttgatctcagcacttgggaggcagaggcaggtggatttctgagttcaaggacagcctggtctacagagtgagttccaggacagccagggctgcacagagaaaccctgtcttgacgacccccccccaaaaaaaattataCCATTACTTTTACTAagctccttattttctctctaatTCTCCACCTGAGTTTTAGTTTTTCTGAACACCAAGTATACAAATGATAACATATGTCTCTGGGTTGTTCAGGttattgtaatttaaataatttcatcaaagatttgttattttaaggaagaaacagatatacctaaaatttaaattgcatttcaattccaaacttataaagcactCCACAAGCCACAATGAACTTCTACAAATCTGCATAACTTAATCTACAGTAGTTCTTGTTTATAGAACAAAACTGCAAGACAAACTACAGAActttacaaaacaagaaaaagtatgTATTTTCTAAAATTCTGCTGTATTATAGGAGGAAAACAGTAAATACTACAAGCCAAATGAAAATgatgaataaacaaaaatgaaacaaagccaaACCCAGGCAGCACCTTATAATCAGCAGTGGCAGATACTCAAATAATGAGTTGCATTGTCAAAAATCTGAAAATACTAAGACAAGGAAATTATTTCCCTGTTTTCATAGTGAGATATATCAGAAAAAGATCTCATTTATGTTAGCAGTATCTCCGATGCCTGTATTTTCTATCAATGTTTCTTTTCATGTTACTTATATtacttttttcttagaaaaataccACCACCAAGATGAGTAAGGTATGATAGTTAGGTTTCTAAGACTAAAATCTCAACACAGAATCAGGGATTatattgttaaaagaaaatgtgtttctctcACTTCGTAAGTCTTAAAGGATATACAGAATATGctatttaataaaacataaagtcAAATGGGAGCAATTCCATATTTATATTCACTTAACAATTTCATAATATTGGAAGTGAACAAGAATGACtggtttttaaaatcaatttcctGCTTCAAAGCCAACATCTCTATAGGTTAGCACTATACACTTAGGGCAGGCCAACTTCTTTATGATGCCGCATTATGTGTTGATTCTTTTCTGAAGGTCTCCGGAATCCTTTCTTGCAGTACTCACAGCGGTGAGGATAGTCTTTTGTATGAATGGAGATAACGTGCCGCTTAAAGCCTGAGGCATCTGTGGTGCTATATTCACAGTACTCACACTGATACACCTTCCGGCCACTGTGGGTCTTCATATGCTTTTGAAGCTCACACTGTTGTTGAAATCCCTTTTTACATCTCTTACACTTAAATGGAACATTCTTTGTGTGAACTGAGAGAATATGGTGACTCAGCAGAAATGGATCTGGACTCTTAAACTCACAGTGTCTACATTGGTgcatttttttacttttgtggGTAGCCACATGCTTCTTGAGTTCTGAAGGCCTATGAAACCCTTTGCTGCACATGTCACACTTATGAGGATAGTCCTTTGTATGAACTGAAATTATGTGTCGCTTTAAATCACTTGAGTTTGAACTTTTATGGCTGCAATGTGAACACTGatgtgttctgttttcttggtGTGTAACAGCATGTTGCTGAGCCTCTCTGGTGTCTGAGAAAGTCAGGAGACAGATGCCACACTTCAGAGGTATCTCTCTATTATGCTtagtttttatatgtgttttcaaGTTAGAAGAGTCAGCAGACTTGTACTCACAATACTGACactcatagggcttctctccagtgtgaactcGTATGTGCTTTTTGAGTTCTGATGGGTGACGGAAACCTTTGCCACATTCTACACAAATGTGAGGAAATTTCTTTCTGTGGACCATCAAAAGGTGGTGATTCAATAGTGTCTGCTCAGCTGTTTCGTAGTCACAGAACTTACACTTATATGTTTTGTTGGCTCCTTTTTCTTTATGCATTGTTTTGTGAGTACACAAAGTCCCAGCATGAGAAAGATGCTTCCCACAGTCATTGCATTCTGCGGTCTTTTCTGTCTTAATGGTTAGCCTGTGGCTCTCCATGTGATTATGTAAGCTCATCTTCTTGTTGGTACTGTAATCACAGTCAGTACAGTGGTATTTTTTCTTAGCAAGGTATTCAGGGTGGTTTTTTATGTGTCTTTTCAAGAAACTTTTGGTTTTAAATTGTTTCCCACAAAACATGCAAGGATAGACTATTAAAGTTTGTTCATCAGGAGCAACAATTATTgctgaaaagggaaagaaaaaggcaaataATCAAAACTacattcctttttgtttcttcattaagTTTAATGTACATTTTCTGAACTTtatcagtttttaatattcttgtcACTGATTTTCAACACCTATATTTCAACCATAAGGAAAGAATGTGGCCCACTATGACTGGATTAATTTCATCccttccactttaaaaaaaaattaatgacgcATCATCAAATTAGAGACGTGTAGAAAAtaatttgcaagtaaagctaAATACTTAATTAGGTTCACTATAACCTGAACTTTCAGTGACCTTTGACATTCTTCAACAGTGcttataaaaatgtaatacacACAGCTATATTCTCCCTAAATACACATCTCAAAATCAATTCAGAGAAGAGTCACGTCTTGTTAAAAGAGTCACGtctgctctcctgtctctctaaGATATGTTTGTTTAAATGGTATGGTGGTAGTAAAGGCTTATAATTCCAAGTATTgaggggagagaggcaggaggatcacaaattcattGCCAACTTGACCTGCAAAGGAAGAATATGTCTTCAAaacaaggacaaagaaagaaaagactgattGTTTTAGCTTCACAttaagcaacaataacaacacttTGAGGAAGCTGGATTGCCACTAGTGTGAGGTTAGTCTTGGCGAAAACGTGAGATTCCATTAAAAAAAGGATAACacatttatggttttattttttgtttaaacaaaacaaccagagagcctggttggtttttgtttttgttttttgttttttgttttttttttaccaaagcaAGCTATTCAAGACTGTCAGTGATTGCAAACTAGTATTTTCAAATTCAATGCACAAAAGCTACCTGGAGTTGAACagttacaacaaaacaaaacaaacccaaacccaaacccaaaaaaaaccaaaaaacaaaaccaaaaaaacctatCATTATACCCATGTGAACATGCAACAGCCTTTCCTCATATAATTTTAGAATACTCTACACACTATAATTATTTCTTCCTTACCTGCTTGGTACTGTTTGGATttaggtctttttttcttttttgttttatgtttaggtACTCTGTCAAGGCCACCAGATTCATCCTGTTGCAAGACAGCACTTGCAGTAACATtatgatcttttttcttttttgttttatgtttagcTACACTGTCAAGGCCACCAGATTCATCTTGTTGTAAGACAGCACTTGCAGTAACATTATAGTCTTCAATTTCATCAGAATCATTATCTAGCAATGTACATCAAAAACATGATATAATATCACAAGatattagaaattatttattgactactaaaacaatgaaaagaccCAATTGATAACAcctattttataaaatggaattaagaatatatttaattGAAAACTACCTAACATGATATTTTGGCAGTTTGCCAAAACTGTAGTTATAAGCTaatacaaaagaaagcaaattctgggtagaaaatatatgtaattttaattaggtaaaagttaaaagaaattttGAACTACATATTCTGAGTTCcctatttttcaataatttactaaacttaaaaaaaaacccacatatttGTAAGATCTTACCATCTCAGAAACCATTTCTTAATAAATGGGTAAGAGGTTGGAAAGACAGCTTAGTCTTAGTTGATAAAGTgtacatgaggacttgagtttgaaacCGATAAATatgtttttggctttttaaaaaaggctgAATACAGAGATACATtttgtaatcctggcactgggaAAGCAGGGACAGGTAGATTTAGCctagtgagcttcaggccaaagaaaagcccctgtctcaaaaatcaaaatagattGTATCTCCTGAGAAACAACACAAAAGGCTGTCCTTTGGCGTCCATTGTGAAGCAGTTACTATCTTAGAAAGAAGTCTGTGAAGACATAGGATCTTTTAAACAGAGGCAAAACTTTCTGTACTGAGGTGAAGCTCTTGAAGCTCAGGaagtaacacaaaacaaaagcttcAGGAAATCCCTGGAACTGATGAGTCACACTGTATCCCTTTCTCCTTAAACATATTAAGCAGtaggaaaggcagaaaagaaCTGTCAGGCAACTTGAAGAAGTTCAATGTAGGAATGCTACCTGGAAGTGAGAAACACCACCTGAATTGCCTAAAACAGTCTTCCAACTTGTCAAAATGCTTACACAGTAATATCCAGGTTTCCAGATTTCATTTGCCATGTTGGAATAGGTTCTAGTAGTGCAATTATCTGTCTTTGgatcatttctgttcctgtaagtgaACCCAGATTCCTAAAAATAATCTCAATAAACTCAAGGACTCTCCAAGTTGGACTTCggtggtatccatactttggtctctGTCATTGTTTCTGTATCTGGAATGTCTAGACATGCCTTAACATCTCCCCAGGACTAATGCTACACAACTGTCTCTacatacatgagcacatacatgcactcacattcATACACATCCTCACATTCATACACATCCTCACATACATGTACCCCATACCTCAAACAAGAATAACTAATAAGTATTAAAATTTCAAGCTATGCTTACCACAAGCTGCTGTCCACGCAATTGGCAGGAAAGCTGCTTTTATTTCACTGTCATCCATCTGTTGTTCATGCTCAGGAGTACCTGCAGGTGGGCCACCAGCATTTTCATCTCCTGCTTTTACATAAAACTCATTTGTTATTTTAGCCACATCTATACACAAATGATACTTTTTATGACTATGTTTATAATAATCTCAGCAAAAAGTAAACTTccttccataaaattattttattttatgaaaaatattcaatgaaaaggAGTACATTCCACTTTTtactttcaataatttatttttatttgattttcaagCAAAAGTCTTACATAATAATCCTAGGCTATTCTGAAATTCAATTTACCACTCAAAATTCCCCTATTTCAGCCTTGAAAGTGCTAGGTTTACAAGTATATACCACCatgtcttggtttctttctttttttattttttttaaagcaacaatttaaacatgacaagaacttcaagtctctgaagaaagaaactgaaggcctcagaagatgaaaagatctcccatgctcatggactggcaggattaatatagtaaaaatagccatctggccaaaagcaacctacagattcaatgcaatccccattaaaatcccaactcaattcttcacagagatagaaagagcaattctcaaatttacctggaataacaaaaacccaggatagtgacaACTATTCTTAACTGTAAGAGAACTtcctggggaatcaccatccctaatttcaaactgtactacagagcaatagtgataaagacagcatggtgttggtacagtgACATGCAGATAGATcgatggaatagaactgaagacccagaaatgaacccacacacctatggtcacttgatctttgcaAAAGAGCTAaacaatccagtggaaaaaagcatattcaacaaatggtgctgattcaactggaggtcagcatgtagaagaaagaaaattgattcattcttatctccttgtacaaagctcaagtccaagtgcatcaagaacctccacataaaacataatttaatagaagaaaaagtggggaagagcttcaaacacattggcacaggaaaaattttcctcaacagaacaccaatggctcatgctcgaAGATCAAGAActaacaaatgggaccttataacattgaaaagcttctgttggGCAAAGGACacggtcaataggacaaaatggcaacccacagactggaaaaggtctttaccaaccctaaatctgatagagggctaatattcaatatatacaaagaactcaagaaattagactccagaaaaccaaatgcctctataaaaaatggggtacagagctaaacatcaACTGAGGTATcttgaatgaccaagaagcacctaaagaaatgttaaacgtccttagtcatcagggaaatgcaaatcaaaatgatcctgagattccaccccaCACCAGTCAgtgtggctaagatcaaaaactcaggtgacagcagatgctggcaacgatgtagagaaagaggaacacccttccattgttggtgtgagtgaaagctagtacaaccactctggaagtcaagtctggcggttcctcagaaaactggaaatagttctacctgaatacccagctatatcactactgggtatatatccaaaagatgctccaccattatcacaaggacatgtgctccactatgttcatagcagccttatatagaagctgaaaagaatccagatgtccttcaaagaggaatggatatagaaaatgtggtaccatttacacaatgggtattactcagctattaaaaacaatgacttcatgaaattcacaggcaaatggatggaactagaacatatcctgagtgaggtaacccaatcacaaaagagcacacatggtaggtatgtactcactgataagcagatattagccaaaagctcagaatacccaagatacaactcacagaccttatgaagctcaagaagaaggaagaccaaagtatgaatacttcagtcctacttagactGAAtaaagggggaataaaataatcacaggtTGTAGatacctgggagggaga harbors:
- the LOC117701322 gene encoding zinc finger Y-chromosomal protein 2-like, which translates into the protein MDEDEIELTPQEENSLFGGIGADAVHMDGDQIIVEVQETVFLSNSDGTVQNFVPEDPDSVIIQDVIENVLIEDVDCSHTLEETDISDNVIIPEQVLDLDTAEEVSLAQFPIPDILASSITSTSFMPEPVLMSEAIHVSDVGHVEQVIHDSLIETEVITDPLTADISDILVADCASEAVLDSSGMPLEQKDDAKINGEDYLMISLGDAGKTDEGSSEVTMNAKSETDPCKSDGTSPEVIKVYIFKADSEEDNVGETIDVVESEIDNGNEAEVTDQCSSIHVPRDSTCMPASDSQKEEDINVAKITNEFYVKAGDENAGGPPAGTPEHEQQMDDSEIKAAFLPIAWTAACDNDSDEIEDYNVTASAVLQQDESGGLDSVAKHKTKKKKDHNVTASAVLQQDESGGLDRVPKHKTKKKKRPKSKQYQAAIIVAPDEQTLIVYPCMFCGKQFKTKSFLKRHIKNHPEYLAKKKYHCTDCDYSTNKKMSLHNHMESHRLTIKTEKTAECNDCGKHLSHAGTLCTHKTMHKEKGANKTYKCKFCDYETAEQTLLNHHLLMVHRKKFPHICVECGKGFRHPSELKKHIRVHTGEKPYECQYCEYKSADSSNLKTHIKTKHNREIPLKCGICLLTFSDTREAQQHAVTHQENRTHQCSHCSHKSSNSSDLKRHIISVHTKDYPHKCDMCSKGFHRPSELKKHVATHKSKKMHQCRHCEFKSPDPFLLSHHILSVHTKNVPFKCKRCKKGFQQQCELQKHMKTHSGRKVYQCEYCEYSTTDASGFKRHVISIHTKDYPHRCEYCKKGFRRPSEKNQHIMRHHKEVGLP